A genomic segment from Brevundimonas mediterranea encodes:
- a CDS encoding sodium/sugar symporter, translating to MTLAGIDLAILAIYAVFIFGLAQWVSRTKAGEQKTSTDYFMASKSLPWWAIGASLIAANISAEQIIGMSGSGYVIGLGIASYEWMAALTLLIVGKFFLPIFLRNDIVTMPQFLQQRYGPTIRNVMAVFWLLLYVFVNVTSILWLGAIAVHTVTGFNQDYAIVAIGVFALAYQLWGGLKAVALTDIVQVALLVCGGLIIGFIALSTIGGEGGAAAGFHTLLTQFPEKFDMILSKDNPHYQELPGIAVLLGGLWVMNISYWGFNQYIIQRALAAKSLPEAQKGIAFAAYLKLLMPVIVVLPGMAALILAPNLSAPDQAYPSMMNLLPVGLKGLVFAALIAAIIASLASKVNSISTIFTLDLYAKIKKDVPEHQLVTVGRISAVAAVVIGILTARPLLGGFDQAFQFIQEFTGFFTPGIVVIFMLGLFWKRASEAGALTAAIGSVVLSAIFWWLQETGQFIFPFMNRVGVVFVVSLVAAVVVSLLIPAKPDAMKIKLDQISYKTSLGFNLAAVGVVAFLILVYSIWW from the coding sequence ATGACGCTCGCGGGCATCGATCTGGCCATTCTGGCGATCTACGCCGTCTTCATCTTCGGCCTGGCCCAGTGGGTCTCGCGGACCAAGGCCGGCGAGCAGAAGACCTCCACCGATTATTTCATGGCGTCCAAGAGCCTGCCCTGGTGGGCCATTGGCGCCTCGCTGATCGCGGCCAATATCTCGGCCGAACAGATCATCGGCATGAGCGGCTCGGGCTATGTGATCGGCCTGGGCATCGCCTCCTATGAATGGATGGCGGCCCTGACCCTGCTGATCGTCGGCAAGTTCTTCCTGCCGATCTTCCTGCGCAACGACATCGTCACCATGCCGCAGTTCCTGCAGCAGCGGTACGGGCCGACGATCCGCAATGTCATGGCCGTCTTCTGGCTGCTGCTCTACGTCTTCGTCAACGTGACCTCGATCCTGTGGCTGGGCGCCATCGCCGTCCACACCGTGACCGGGTTCAACCAGGATTACGCCATCGTCGCCATCGGCGTCTTCGCCCTGGCCTATCAGTTGTGGGGCGGCCTCAAGGCCGTGGCCCTGACCGACATCGTGCAAGTCGCCCTGCTGGTCTGCGGCGGTCTGATCATCGGCTTCATCGCCCTGTCGACCATCGGCGGCGAGGGCGGCGCGGCGGCCGGCTTCCACACTCTGCTGACCCAGTTCCCCGAGAAGTTCGACATGATCCTGTCGAAGGACAATCCGCACTATCAGGAGCTGCCGGGCATCGCCGTTCTGCTGGGCGGCCTGTGGGTCATGAACATCAGCTACTGGGGCTTCAACCAGTACATCATCCAGCGCGCCCTGGCCGCCAAGTCGCTGCCGGAAGCCCAGAAAGGCATCGCCTTCGCCGCCTATCTGAAGCTGCTGATGCCGGTGATCGTGGTCCTGCCCGGCATGGCCGCCCTGATCCTGGCCCCGAACCTGTCGGCGCCGGACCAGGCCTATCCGTCGATGATGAACCTGCTGCCGGTCGGCCTGAAGGGTCTGGTCTTCGCCGCCCTGATCGCCGCCATCATCGCCTCGCTGGCGTCCAAGGTGAACTCGATCTCGACCATCTTCACCCTGGACCTCTACGCCAAGATCAAGAAGGACGTGCCCGAGCACCAGCTGGTCACGGTCGGCCGCATCTCCGCCGTCGCCGCCGTGGTCATCGGCATCCTGACCGCCCGTCCCCTGTTGGGCGGGTTTGATCAGGCCTTCCAGTTCATCCAGGAGTTCACGGGCTTCTTCACGCCGGGCATCGTCGTCATCTTCATGCTGGGCCTGTTCTGGAAGCGCGCGTCTGAAGCTGGCGCCCTGACCGCCGCCATCGGCTCGGTGGTGCTGTCGGCCATCTTCTGGTGGCTGCAGGAGACCGGCCAGTTCATCTTCCCCTTCATGAACCGGGTCGGCGTCGTCTTCGTCGTCTCCCTGGTCGCGGCCGTGGTCGTGTCGCTGCTGATCCCGGCCAAGCCAGACGCCATGAAGATCAAGCTGGACCAGATCAGCTACAAGACCTCGCTGGGCTTCAATCTGGCCGCGGTCGGCGTCGTGGCCTTCCTGATCCTGGTCTATTCGATCTGGTGGTGA